The following coding sequences are from one Nicotiana tabacum cultivar K326 chromosome 1, ASM71507v2, whole genome shotgun sequence window:
- the LOC142162751 gene encoding uncharacterized protein LOC142162751: MKAELESDFDLNMSKSKLKRAKGLALKKLESSFVDDSNKLEAYGQKVRQSNPRSDFVINLSKNALEEGKRKFLRMYICFNALKNGWKSDLRPLIGLDGTFRKGRFKGQLVVAIGQDCMNQFYPLAWVVVDKETARSWGWFLECLKLSLELNDGQGVTFISDMQKGLIDVVHNILPKAHHRYCVRHIEEN; encoded by the exons ATGAAAGCTGAGTTGGAGAGTGATTTTGATTTAAATATGTCCAAAAGTAAGCTCAAAAGGGCCAAGGGTTTGGCTCTTAAGAAGTTGGAGAGCAGTTTTGTTGATGACTCTAACAAACTCGAGGCTTATGGACAAAAAGTAAGACAATCTAATCCGCGCAGTGATTTTGTGATCAATTTATCAAAGAATGCTCTTGAAGAagggaaaagaaagttcttaagGATGTACATATGCTTCAATGCATTGAAAAATGGGTGGAAAAGTGACTTAAGACCACTGATTGGGCTGGATGGTACCTTTCGTAAGGGTAGATTTAAGGGTCAGTTGGTAGTGGCTATTGGTCAAGATTGTATGAACCAATTTTATCCTCTTGCATGGGTTGTGGTAGACAAGGAAACTGCCAGGAGTTGGGGTTGGTTTTTAGAGTGTTTGAAGCTTTCTCTGGAGCTAAATGATGGACAAGGAGTGACTTTCATCTCAGATATGCAAAAG GGGTTAATTGATGTTGTGCATAATATACTTCCTAAAGCTCATCATAGGTATTGCGTAAGACATATTGAGGAAAATTAG